The Osmerus eperlanus chromosome 25, fOsmEpe2.1, whole genome shotgun sequence DNA window aGTGCTCAAACCATCCCATTTCATGACTGCCGGAAAATTCTGCAGTCATGAAATGAGATGGTTTGAGCActtatatatattaaagaaatgaACATATGCCTATATCTATCTATCAATAAatgaacatttattttatttggaaAATTTATTTTCAGTTAGTCTACATTTTCGATCTTTAGTAGGCTACATTGAAAACCAAATAGTCCAGAATATATACTTTGAATGTTAATATTGTTTAGTTTTAATGGCATTTGCAATTCAACACATCTCAAACAGCCgacaattaaataaataaagcatTAATAAATCAATAATATAATCAAATTTAAGAATAATTGTTTTGCCTAAATAGGCCTACGCAAGGCCTATTTGATATAACTCATTTTGGTGGGATAGGCTTATATTGTAATTTGGCTCTGGTATAGGCCTATGTTCAAGGATTTACTGTCAATTAAGAAGAGGATACTTTTTGTCTTTACAGGTAGGTCTATGTGCAGCCATGACGAATCGCTCGGCTGTGACGGACAAATTGAGAAAATAGGAACGGCAAAATCAAGATTGCGGAGAAAGCCCCGAGTACTGTTCACTCAGACACAGGTGTTTGAATTGGAGAGGCGCTTCAAACAGCAGAGGTACCTCTCTGCGCCAGAGCGCGATCATCTTGCCAACATTCTGAAGCTAACTTCCACTCAGGTCAAAATATGGTTTCAGAACAGAAGGTATAAGTGCAAGAGACAAAGACAAGACAAATCTTTGGAAATGGCAAGTTACCCGCCGCCACCAAGGCGGGTTGCGGTTCCCGTGTTGGTCCGAGATGGCAAGCCTTGCATGGGTGGGTCTTCTTCACCATACAAAATGACAATTGGCTCCTACAATCCTTACCATGTATATGGAAAAAACTCGTATAGTTGTAACTATCACTGTATGCCATCTATTCCCTGTGTATCATCTATAAATGCAACGCAAATGAACAGCGCTTTAACAGATTTTGATACAGTGGTACGTGCCGATGGAGGATCCGGTCAGCCGGCACACTTTCAGACTTTGTCAGGGGTTAGAGCGTGGTGAGGAACGAAATGGACtcttgtaagttattctttctGTCCAGCAATGTGAATTATTTTGATAGATCAGCGGTTCAGAGTAAAACCCCGAATTGTCAGATTCGTTTAGACTgatttttttattacattttttttttttgtagaacACTGTTCATAGACATGTCAGTGAAGGCTACATGAACCGTAACATGTAAACAATTATAGTTATTTCGTTTGTGATTTTTTTCGTCCACTATTTAGgcaaatatttattttacatttctcAACGAATTTGTACTACATGTTGGTCTATTTTTGGATACAGCCCTATAACCTCTTTAGGCTTCAACTAACCTGCTTCAGTTAAAAATAACTTCATAATAAACCTAAACATGTTTGGTGTGATTTACTTAAAATGTCAACACCAGCAGGCTAATGATTTAGCATTATTTTGTTATTATTAAGGCAGTATGATATCCCCCAAAAcgttattatttgtattatgaTTGATGTTATTGTTATTAGAAATGGTATGAGTTGTAGTCATTTAAATTGAAGTAGTATTAGGCTGTATATTATGCGTCAAAAAGGACACAGGCCTAATTTCGGTGAGTGGCCAAAAAATGTTTCTACCTCTTTTGGGCCTAGTTCAACGAATACATATTTCTTAAACATTCCTGAGATATGGGCCCCATAGACAATAAGAAAACCCTTCGTTAAAAAAAAGTCAATTCATTTTTTAACCCATTTTCAAGACGCTAGGTTCCATGTAGAAATGTT harbors:
- the nkx2.7 gene encoding NK2 transcription factor related 7, which produces MFASPVTSTPFSVKDILKLDHQNSYHVLSQQGFMIPEQDSVYLQHVNNALCRLDFFDSQESLCVSGEQVKGICDSDAVDILRGSFISTEDDMNEDPGRSMCSHDESLGCDGQIEKIGTAKSRLRRKPRVLFTQTQVFELERRFKQQRYLSAPERDHLANILKLTSTQVKIWFQNRRYKCKRQRQDKSLEMASYPPPPRRVAVPVLVRDGKPCMGGSSSPYKMTIGSYNPYHRGCMTLTVDSLFASGLEIVKSITPEIRPEGALSRFEQ